In Porites lutea chromosome 7, jaPorLute2.1, whole genome shotgun sequence, a single window of DNA contains:
- the LOC140943314 gene encoding uncharacterized protein, producing MAAYLLRPRDGGRDIKIPAGKTTIGRGPFLGVTDKRVSRSHAVLELKDGELTILPLHTNPTFYKASMREKFAALKKNEIQNLVGGNVVSLLPDALCFEVICEGTFHNKGLTPEEANTPIKEISTEDFPSVVSADTNEKAKAYSKVSSESFLDEFMDIKPALAAKLHVTAKGSCGSDDGVESPVLKTSGEHTASPSKPQIEPAQPLQKTRRLPSWLMESTSSEAKSSLKKEGNRKGKAPAASKAGKATQMTVLKMQKKQARTDSPDEEIIGTDDVDEKDSGSLKAKGRSEKQKKRTSADMQESDNDTKPTVCKKTKPVAACVNKDSSMAAAKTKPVKPAKQVTADELSNESEEDAKPAVSKKRQTKATDPDKDKSEDSILPSCPYGSKCYRKNPMHFKEYSHTEKDSKGDSESDKAAGDSDGDDDDDDVVRQECPYGTTCYRKNPQHRKDFKHSKAPDRPKRSKSKRKSVVANESDDDGPNTYDYNDSFIDDADEEEGSSYSAGSDDSDWKPQGGGDNDDDDDVDELLTEARGFLRSKKMAKPV from the exons ATGGCTGCATATCTGCTAAGACCTCGAGATGGGGGAAGAGATATTAAAATTCCAGCCGGCAAGACTACCATCGGCAGAGGTCCTTTTCTGGGG GTGACGGATAAGCGAGTGTCAAGGTCCCACGCCGTTCTGGAACTAAAAGATGGAGAACTCACCATTTTGCCA CTTCACACCAACCCAACCTTTTATAAGGCCAGCATGAGAGAAAAGTTTGcagcactgaaaaaaaatgaaatccaaaACCTGGTCGGTGGTAATGTCGTTTCACTGCTTCCTGATGCACTTTGCTTTGAAGTCATTTGTGAAGGAACCTTCCACAATAAAGGTTTAACTCCAGAGGAGGCAAATACCCCTATAAAGGAAATATCTACAGAAGACTTTCCTTCAGTTGTTTCAGCCGACACTAATGAAAAGGCTAAAGCATATTCAAAAGTATCTTCAG AATCATTCCTTGATGAATTTATGGACATTAAACCAGCACTGGCAGCTAAGCTACATGTAACAGCAAAGGGCTCTTGCGGCAGTGATGATGGTGTTGAGTCTCCAGTGCTTAAGACA AGTGGGGAACATACAGCTTCACCATCCAAACCTCAAATTGAACCTGCGCAGCCATTACAAAAGACTCGTAGACTTCCGTCTTGGTTGATGGAATCAACCAGTTCAGAAGCAAAGTCTTCATTGAAGAAGGAAGGAAACAGAAAGGGAAAAGCTCCTGCAG CGAGTAAAGCTGGGAAAGCTACACAAATGACAGTCTTGAAAATGCAGAAAAAGCAAGCAAGAACAGACTCTCCAGATGAGGAGATTATTGGCACTGACGATGTTGATGAAAAAGATAGTGGAAGTTTGAAGGCAAAAGGAAgatcagaaaaacaaaaaaagagaacatCAGCTGACATGCAGGAGAGTGATAATGATACAAAGCCTACAGTTTGTAAGAAAACTAAACCAGTTGCAGCATGTGTTAACAAGGACTCATCTATGGCAGCTGCAAAGACCAAGCCTGTAAAACCTGCAAAACAAGTCACAGCAGATGAGTTATCAAATGAAAGTGAAGAAGATGCAAAACCTGCTGTGTCAAAG aaaagacaaacaaaagctaCTGATCCTGACAAAGACAAGAGTGAAGACTCCATACTTCCATCCTGTCCATATGGAAGCAAATGTTACAG AAAAAATCCTATGCATTTTAAAGAATATTCACATACTGAAAAGGATAGTAAAGGTGACAGTGAGAGTGACAAAGCTGCAGGAgatagtgatggtgatgatgatgatgatgatgttgttcGACAAGAATGTCCTTATGGCACCACTTGTTATAGGAAAAATCCGCAACACAGAAAGGATTTTAAGCATAGCAAGGCTCCTG ATCGCCCCAAACGGTCCAAATCCAAGCGCAAGAGTGTAGTTGCTAAtgaaagtgatgatgatggACCAAACACATACGATTACAATGACAGCTTTATAGATGATGCTGACGAAGAAGAGGGCAGCAGTTACTCTGCAGGCTCTGATGACTCTGACTGGAAACCACAGGGTGgaggtgataatgatgatgatgacgatgttgATGAATTGCTTACAGAGGCACGTGGCTTTCTGCGCAGTAAGAAAATGGCAAAGCCTGTTTGA